The window CCTGCGCCATACGCATACCCAATCCGACAACGACCATGACGCCGACCAGTGTGAGTCCGGAGCCGATATAGAGCCACATGATGCGCTTGGCGGTCTGATCCGAAGCCGAATCACGATAGGCTGTTCTAACGAATTGCGCAGTCGTGTTAGACATCACCGCACCTCGAATCCGGCGCGCATGAGGTGGTGAGCAATGCCGCAGTACTCCAGGCAGAGGACCACATATTGACCCGGCTTCTTGAGCATGAGCGAGAGTGAGTTGGTGTAGCCGGGCATCGCTTGGACCTGCGCCACGATCCGTCCGTCCGGATCATAGATGCCGACTCCGTGATTGACGTCGGTGGCGGTCACGTCCAGTACAATCGGGGTATCGATGGGAAGCACCGCCGGCATCGCAAAGGCGAACTGCAGGGCGGTGACGGGGTAATGTTGCGACGACGCAAGCTGTGAGCGGGTGTAGTAGGGGAAGGCTGGGAGGGAGAGGAGGAACCCGATGACGGCGACAACCGCCAGTCCGCGGAACCAGATGCTACGTAGCCGATATCCTGGATTCTGGATGGTTGCCTGCTCGACGGCCGGCCCTTGCGCAGTACGCGCAACGGCCACCAGCGTACCGATTGCCACTGCGGCCAGCATGAGAAAGACGCCGAAAATTGTCAGTTCGGGGGTCATGCGCATATGACAGTCTGCTTCACTACCGTGCGCTCCAACGACCCCACATCGGAAACTACCTCAGCAGTATCAGCCGATCGAAGCCAGTTCTTCTTTTGCGTAACGTGCAGATTCATCGGTCACCTCGTGTGTAACATGCCACGGGTTTCCGAAGATGTCAACGGGTTTTCTGAGCGATCCCAGAATCCCGGCGATGCAGGCGAGCGCTGGTCTGTGAGTTTCGGTCCTTGTCTGCCCTCTCGAACCTGTCGCTCAGATAACCGGGTTGCGCCATTGCGCTCTTGGTTGGATATTGTTAACATCATCTGATGAAAATTCTTTTTGTAGCTTCTGAGGCTGCGCCTTTCGCCCACACCGGTGGATTGGGTGACGTGGCTGGCGCCTTGCCAAAAGCGCTCGGTCGGTTTGGGCACGATGTCCGACTCATCATGCCGCTCTACCAGGCTGTGGATGCGCGGCGACATCGGCTCCGGATCGTTGCAAGTGGGTTCAGTGTTTCGGCTGCCGCTGGGCCACAAGCGGTAGACGCGCTGGAGGGAAATCTCTCCGGTGGAGTGCCGGTCTATTTTGTTCGCCACGATCCGTCGTTTCACCGTGCCGGTCTCTATCAGACCCCATCCGCCGAGGATTACCCCGACAATGCGGAGCGCTTTGCCATGTTTTGCCGGGCGGCTTTGGAGGTGTGCCGAAGAGTGAATTTCCAGCCGGAGGTGCTGCACGCCCACGACTGGCAGACGGCGCTGCTGCCTGTCTATCTGAAGACTACCCTCCGTGGCGATCCCTTTTTTCGGCGGACTGCGACCGTCTTCACCGTCCACAATCTGGGCTACCAGGGCCTCTTCCCTCCCGAGGTACTGCCGAGGTTGATGCTGCCTCGAGGGCTGTTCACGCCGGCCGGGCTTGAGTTTTACGGAAAGGGCAATCTGCTGAAAGGCGGGCTGCTCTTCGCTGACCTGCTCACCACCGTGAGCCGCCGCTACAGCCAGGAGATCCAGACTGCGGATCAAGGATTCGGTCTGGATGGCGTCCTCAGGGAACGGCGGGGCGATCTGTTCGGCGTATTAAATGGAATCGATCCCGAGGAATGGAACCCGACCAAAGATCCTCACATTGCTGCTCATTACACGGTCAATGACCTTTCAGGCAAGGCCCGGTGCAAGGCGGATCTGCAGCATCGGCTCACGCTTCCGGTCAGAGCGACTGTACCGTTGCTGGCCGTGATTTCCCGGCTGGCCGGGCAGAAGGGGCTCGACCTGCTGCGCGATATCCTGAAGGCGTTGATGGCGGTGAACGTGCAACTTGTCCTGCTGGGGAGCGGTGAGAAGGAAATCGAGGCGGCCTTTCGTGAGGCGGCGGCCAAGCACCCGTCCAAGCTGGCTGTCCGAATCGGGTTTGACCTGCCGTTGTCGCATCAGATCGAAGCGGGCGCCGACCTTTTTTTGATGCCGTCGCGATATGAACCGTGCGGCCTGAACCAGATGTACAGTCTCGCCTATGGAACCATTCCGGTCGTCCGCGCCACGGGCGGACTGGACGACACCATTGTCCAGTTCGATCCTGTGACGGGGCAAGGAAACGGATTCAAATTCGAGGAAGCATCTGGAGCCGCCTTTCTCCAGGCCATCTGGCAGGCCTTGGCGTTGTATCGCGAGAAAGCCCTGTGGCCTCGGCTGATTACTAATGCCATGACGGCGGATTTCACCTGGGATCGCTCTGCCAGAGAATATGAGCGGCTCTATCGCCGCGCTGCCGAAAAGAAAGGTGGACAGCAGTAGCGTTACACTGTACTGTATTGTTGCTTGGTGACGGATGATTCTACTTCACGGAAAGGGGAGATTTGTATGCGCATGTGGAAGAGATTAGGGATTGGACTGTTGACGACGACGATGCTGATCGGAGGGGGTATGGCTTCAGCCCAAAAGGAGCAGGCAAAGGAGCCGGACCCCTTCCAGAACCTCGGTCTTTCGACCGATCAACGGGGCAAGCTTGATACGGCCAAGAAAGAGCGGATGTCGGCACTCGGCGCGAGTCAACAAAAGGTCATGGGGATCCGGCAGAAGCTGATGAGCGCTGTCGTTAACAAGAAAGCCTCGGACCGGGAGATTGACAAGATCTCCGACGAATGGGCTGCGGCAGATAAAGAGGCCCTGAAGACGGAAACGAAGTTCTACAAGACACTACGGCAGGTACTCACTCAGGAGCAGCTCACGAAGCTGAGTCAAGGCGGCAAGTAACCGCGCGAGCACCCCTCACCCTGGTCCGTAGCTTGGGCGGTTGAACCAGGTAGCATCTCGTAAAAGCCTTTACACACTTACGTTCACCCTGAGCTTGTCGAAGGGTTCGTAAACTGGGCTTCGACAAGCCTGTGCTGAGCATCGTTCGTTCCTTCGACAGGCTCAGGACGAACGATGTCGAAGGGCTCAGCCCGAACGGGTGCAGTGTCGAGCGATTTCTGTTACCCTGCATTAGGGCGATCCCACGTTGTCCTCCGATCCGGTAGCGGGGGGCGTCCGGTGGACTGTCTCCTTGCGGTAGGGTTCATGTAGATACTGCTTCGCCACGTCCTTGGCGATGCTGTCGGTCTTGATTGCCAGCGCCATCCGGTAGCTCCGCTCCGCCTCTGTCCGCTTTCCCAACAGGTCATGGATCATGCCGGTCCGGGTCCAGGCCCACGCCGTCACCCAGGCGTACCGGTCGGCCGGCTGCTCGACCGCCTGCTTGAAGAAGCTCAAGGCTCTAGGGTAGTCGCCCCGATCCATGTAGATCTTTCCCATGAGCTGAAAGTAGCGCGGGCGCATCTGCCCGGTGAAATGGTGGCGATCCAGCTCCAGGTTCGCCCGGATGCGACGGCCTACCTCCAAAGCCTCAGGGAATCGCCCTAACTCGGAATAGACCAGAGCCGTCTGGAAGTAAAGCTCCGGATTGCCGGGGAATCGGCGGAGTAATTCTTCAGCCAGCGGCAGGGCTTTTTCAAACTCTTTCTCGATGCTGGCGTAGGTCTGCAGGAGGGCAAGCTTTGCCAACATTCGGGTCGCACTGCCCCGCTCGCTGGCGATCTTTAACTCCCGTAGACCTCGCTCGCGATCGCCAGGCGGGAGCGCCAGGTGCACCAAGGGCCGATAGAACCAGGCGATTCGGGAGAGCGTGTAATCGTACAGCCCCAAGCCATAGTAGGCATCGTACCGGTTTGGTTGGCGCAAGAGGCAGGCGTCGAGATACGATTTTGTCCGCTTGATCGCCTCGTAGGCCGAGAAATAGTTGCCCAGGACGCCGTCGATCATCGCCTTGGATCCCCAGGCCATTCCGAGGTAGAGCAGGGTATCAGGCTCTTCAGGCGCCTGTTTCAGGCGCGCCTCGGCCTTGGCGATGAGCGCCCGCATCGCGACCAGGAAGGCATCCATCTCCTGCCGAGTTGGTTCTCGATCCTGAAGACGGCTGAGCGTCACGAAGGCCTGATAGAGCGGCGCAAGTAGCCCCGTCCCATCGGCGTCGTTAAGACGGGCGAATGTCTGTTCGGCCAGGTCGTAGTCGAGGTTGAGGAGGTGATCGGTCCCGGCCACCGCCAACTCCACGGTACTCCTATCAGCCCAGAGGTCGGCCCGGCTCAGATCGGGCGGCAAGAGTACCAGTAATCCAAGGATAAGGCTGAAGCCCACGCGCCACGCTTTGGCTCTCACAAACGCCCAATGCGCCATCCTGTAAGCCTCCTTGCTCCATGCACATCCAACCCTTACTCCACCTTACCCTGCCTTGTCAATGCTCGGACTTTTATGGTATCGTGACGCCATGCAGCTCACGATCCTAGGGTCCGGAACCGCCATCCCGAGCCTCACGCGAGGATCGCCCGGCCTCCTGGTCGAGGTGGCCGGCTCTTCGCTTCTGTTCGACGGCGGCGCGGGTACGCTCCCTAGACTTCTCAAGGCCGGGATCTCCGCCACTGAATTGGACCGAGTCTTCTATACCCACCTCCATCCGGATCACACCGGCGATCTGGTTTCGCTCCTGTTCGCCCTCCGAAATCCGGCGTGGCAACGAACCAAGCCGCTGTACCTCACAGGCCCCAAGGGCTTTCTGGCCTTTTACGAGAGCCTGACTCAACTGTACGGCGACTGGATCGCCGCAAAGACGTATGAGTTGGTGCTTCATGAAACGCTTAAGGAGGTCACCGAAGCCGAGGAGTTCCGGATAATTCCTCGTGAGGTTGTGCACATTCAGCATAGCCTCTGCTACCGGATCGAGTCGGCCGATGGCAAGAGCCTGGTCTTCTCCGGCGATACGACCTACTGTGACGCGATGATCGAGGCGGCCAAAGAGGCGGATCTGCTGGTGCTGGAGTGCTCTGCCCCGGATGAGCAGCCGATGAAGGTCCATCTGACCCCGACGGAGGCCGGCCGGATCGCGGCCCTGTCCGACTGCCGGCGGCTGGTTCTGACGCACTTGTACCCGATCTGCGAGGCATACGACCTCGTCACTCCCTGCAAGAAGGTCTTTGACGGTGAGGTGATCCTGGCCGAAGATCTGATGCGTCTACTTGTGTAGGGAAAAGCGAGCGCATGCACAAGACGCCCGAATTGATCGTGGCCCTGGATGTGGGAGACCTGGCTTCAGCCGCCGCGCTGGTTGAGCAACTCTACCCCACAGTGACACTGTTCAAGATAGGCCTGCAGCTCTTTACGGCCGAAGGTCCCCGGGCGGTGGGGGCGGTGCAACAGCGAGGCGGATCGGTCTTTCTGGATCTGAAGCTGCACGACATTCCGAACACCGTGGCCGGAGCGGTCAGGCAGGCCGCAAGGCTCGGGGCGGTGATGTGTACGCTCCACACTTCCGGCGGACGGTCGATGCTGCAGGCCGCCGCGCAGGCGGTCGCCGGAAGCGGTTCGCCCATGCGGCTACTGGCGGTGACGGTGCTGACCAGTCTGGATGCGCGAGGTCTTGAAGAAGCCGTCGGCAGCAAGCTCGATGTTGCGGCGCAGGTT of the Candidatus Methylomirabilota bacterium genome contains:
- a CDS encoding cytochrome c oxidase subunit II; the protein is MLAAVAIGTLVAVARTAQGPAVEQATIQNPGYRLRSIWFRGLAVVAVIGFLLSLPAFPYYTRSQLASSQHYPVTALQFAFAMPAVLPIDTPIVLDVTATDVNHGVGIYDPDGRIVAQVQAMPGYTNSLSLMLKKPGQYVVLCLEYCGIAHHLMRAGFEVR
- the glgA gene encoding glycogen synthase GlgA codes for the protein MKILFVASEAAPFAHTGGLGDVAGALPKALGRFGHDVRLIMPLYQAVDARRHRLRIVASGFSVSAAAGPQAVDALEGNLSGGVPVYFVRHDPSFHRAGLYQTPSAEDYPDNAERFAMFCRAALEVCRRVNFQPEVLHAHDWQTALLPVYLKTTLRGDPFFRRTATVFTVHNLGYQGLFPPEVLPRLMLPRGLFTPAGLEFYGKGNLLKGGLLFADLLTTVSRRYSQEIQTADQGFGLDGVLRERRGDLFGVLNGIDPEEWNPTKDPHIAAHYTVNDLSGKARCKADLQHRLTLPVRATVPLLAVISRLAGQKGLDLLRDILKALMAVNVQLVLLGSGEKEIEAAFREAAAKHPSKLAVRIGFDLPLSHQIEAGADLFLMPSRYEPCGLNQMYSLAYGTIPVVRATGGLDDTIVQFDPVTGQGNGFKFEEASGAAFLQAIWQALALYREKALWPRLITNAMTADFTWDRSAREYERLYRRAAEKKGGQQ
- a CDS encoding tetratricopeptide repeat protein: MAHWAFVRAKAWRVGFSLILGLLVLLPPDLSRADLWADRSTVELAVAGTDHLLNLDYDLAEQTFARLNDADGTGLLAPLYQAFVTLSRLQDREPTRQEMDAFLVAMRALIAKAEARLKQAPEEPDTLLYLGMAWGSKAMIDGVLGNYFSAYEAIKRTKSYLDACLLRQPNRYDAYYGLGLYDYTLSRIAWFYRPLVHLALPPGDRERGLRELKIASERGSATRMLAKLALLQTYASIEKEFEKALPLAEELLRRFPGNPELYFQTALVYSELGRFPEALEVGRRIRANLELDRHHFTGQMRPRYFQLMGKIYMDRGDYPRALSFFKQAVEQPADRYAWVTAWAWTRTGMIHDLLGKRTEAERSYRMALAIKTDSIAKDVAKQYLHEPYRKETVHRTPPATGSEDNVGSP
- the pyrF gene encoding orotidine-5'-phosphate decarboxylase, with the translated sequence MHKTPELIVALDVGDLASAAALVEQLYPTVTLFKIGLQLFTAEGPRAVGAVQQRGGSVFLDLKLHDIPNTVAGAVRQAARLGAVMCTLHTSGGRSMLQAAAQAVAGSGSPMRLLAVTVLTSLDARGLEEAVGSKLDVAAQVVRLASLAREAGLDGVVASPHEIGVLRAALGPSMCLVVPGIRPAWAAADDQRRVMTPQEAAVAGADYLVIGRPITAAADPVKATYRILDELKAVA
- a CDS encoding ribonuclease Z is translated as MQLTILGSGTAIPSLTRGSPGLLVEVAGSSLLFDGGAGTLPRLLKAGISATELDRVFYTHLHPDHTGDLVSLLFALRNPAWQRTKPLYLTGPKGFLAFYESLTQLYGDWIAAKTYELVLHETLKEVTEAEEFRIIPREVVHIQHSLCYRIESADGKSLVFSGDTTYCDAMIEAAKEADLLVLECSAPDEQPMKVHLTPTEAGRIAALSDCRRLVLTHLYPICEAYDLVTPCKKVFDGEVILAEDLMRLLV